One genomic region from Athalia rosae chromosome 3, iyAthRosa1.1, whole genome shotgun sequence encodes:
- the LOC105685476 gene encoding putative phospholipase B-like lamina ancestor has protein sequence MYVSFDRTRLRAIPEKATTPYRERIKGTTEATSQQKRPRLGVGVCNRWVENAVVGASWLQTRISTYILVAVALLGIGAIILGEFGRVENDGTYAATVTWKHNGGYRIDFWGQGNDLNAVPSGAARAYYKTEIHRTGWSVIEIESSDEYPDTVQAYSAGLLEGSLTWQLIHHHWHNTIGEPCAARKWKSTCAKIRQQLVDNSRYNRERADIGAAQDPYWHMIRLFYAQLDGMEAGWRFAVRRSRRSVEIEPEDFLWLAMASDVPWLNNATRDYEMRAASAGMTFLKFLNKPNGDPFLTLAHNTAAPFAKMLRLLKRYDLAYHISSSVGAKSVPGRSVVMPSYPGALSSQDEYYAVEGVGRELLVAGTPLTIDDREWRGRGNPRDQRVPLAARVMTANRLAIDGRSWARLLALYNSGSASRQWLTVDPRINSVWLVEQVPGMTHAVDYSKDLDNVGFVSCTGTPVSNEIRKVTGTLRDVALARSAEISRRQMNVTTPEGVTDMMRAHAALLKPRIVAENFTVTSGLDLVLLLSFRGDLDKHPLPVGVIDTKIMTAGLNGIETFKANSGPTFSDKIPPFNWTETFPNQPHCGQPDAFNFGIVTPNWVWI, from the exons ATGTATGTGTCGTTTGATCGTACTCGTCTACGCGCCATACCAGAAAAAGCCACCACTCCTTACCGGG AGAGAATAAAAGGGACCACAGAGGCAACTTCGCAGCAGAAGAGGCCGAGGCTGGGCGTTGGAGTTTGTAATCGATGGGTTGAGAACGCg GTGGTAGGCGCCTCGTGGCTGCAAACTCGCATTTCCACCTACATTCTAGTCGCCGTCGCCCTTCTGGGCATAGGCGCTATCATCCTCGGCGAGTTTGGACG TGTTGAGAACGATGGGACATACGCGGCAACTGTTACCTGGAAACACAACGGAGGATATAGGATCGATTTTTGGGGGCAGGGAAACGATTTGAACGCTGTTCCATCGGGTGCTGCCCGTGCCTATTATAAAACTGAAATTCATCGTACGGG CTGGTCCGTAATAGAAATTGAATCCTCCGACGAATATCCAGACACGGTGCAGGCGTATTCTGCAGGGCTTCTGGAGGGAAGCTTGACCTGGCAGCTGATTCATCATCATTGGCACAATACCATCGGAGAACCCTGTGCTGCAAGAAAGTGGAAGTCGACCTGCGCCAAGATTCGGCAACAACTCGTAGACAATTCACGGTACAACAGGGAACGGGCTGACATCGGGGCAGCGCAAGATCCCTACTGGCACATG ATCCGGTTATTCTACGCTCAACTCGATGGCATGGAAGCTGGGTGGAGATTCGCGGTCCGACGTAGCAGACGGTCGGTAGAAATTGAACCCGAGGATTTCCTTTGGCTCGCTATGGCGTCGGACGTACCATGGCTCAACAACGCGACTCGCGATTACGAAATGCGCGCAGCATCGGCGGGGATGACGTTTCTGAAATTTCTCAACAAACCCAACGGGGATCCATTCCTTACGTTAGCGCATAACACCGCCGCACC ATTCGCAAAAATGCTGAGGCTACTCAAGAGGTACGACCTGGCGTACCACATCTCTTCGAGTGTTGGCGCCAAATCGGTACCCGGTCGTTCTGTCGTGATGCCCTCGTACCCAGGAGCGTTGTCGTCTCAGGACGAATATTACGCAGTTGAGGGCGTGGGTCGCGAACTCCTCGTAGCTGGAACACCTTTGACGATCGATGATCGCGAATGGCGTGGTAGAGGAAATCCCAGAGATCAG CGGGTACCCTTAGCCGCTCGGGTCATGACGGCGAATCGCCTTGCTATCGATGGCCGCTCATGGGCACGTCTTCTTGCGCTTTACAACAGCGGTAGCGCGAGTCGTCAGTGGTTAACCGTTGATCCACGTATAAACTCAGTCTGGCTCGTCGAACAGGTTCCGGGTATGACTCACGCTGTCGACTATTCCAAGGATTTGGACAACGTCGGGTTCGTGTCTTGCACCGGGACGCCGGTGTCCAATGAAATCCGAAAGGTTACCGGAACCTTACGCGACGTTGCTTTGGCGAGGAGTGCCGAGATTTCAAGGCGGCAAATGAACGTCACCACCCCGGAGGGTGTCACCGATATGATGCGAGCACATGCAGCGCTTTTGAAGCCCCGGATTGttgctgaaaatttcaccgtcaCCAGCGGCTTAGATTTGGTTCTCCTGCTGTCTTTCAGAGGCGACCTCGACAAACATCCGTTGCCCGTCGGTGTTATCGATACTAAAATTATGACGGCTGGTCTAAACGGAATTGAAACATTCAAGGCTAATTCGGGACCGACTTTTTCGGATAAAATCCCTCCGTTCAATTGGACTGAAACCTTTCCAAACCAGCCACATTGCGGACAGCCAGATGCTTTCAACTTTGGTATTGTCACACCAAATTGGGTTTGGATCTGA
- the LOC105685475 gene encoding DNA excision repair protein ERCC-6-like yields MSRDELNTDNQSDNFKDDSVPARVILMRSQSSIIAEVTRQISKLTKSDEPTSHVSKVEFQTDEAKVARRVQLGEITPFQASAETVRELSAEGTSSKMTQLLDLERYIFRQAELARCKAMLKAQKRCAPASKEKTRIPVKKQKLVARDSEPQSLKKQVKCIERRKKNMKGASNNDQKTALCNDTVKALWSASNKKEKVLVKISDTPEIENVTDDSQRDSDSGSEYLPSDEQPDSADEGKSLMKKRVRGPKVKTGCTKSFFDDGDEWIYRQRVKESGCLKKQELHRVDNLFKVPMSIWKRLYKYQKVSVKWLWELHGRNLGGLLGDEMGLGKTVQLIAFLAGLDCSELLSDGGRFRGLGPSLIVCPATLLEQWVKHFHEWWPTLRVATLHHMGTHRGNPEHLVYSLKCGGILVTSYTGILIHKELLVNTDWHYVILDEGHRIRNPDTKVTKAVKEFSTPHRLILTGSPMQNSLKELWSLFDFILPGKLGTLPAFMEHFAAPITRGGYTNASALQEATALNVAKLLNDSIAPYMIRRTKTDVSHHVRLPEKNEQVLFCSLTEEQRNLYKGYLKSGEVTFILNERNNSSENGRYRARLLVALTALRKICNHPDLYVCDTPMDSDEYHSTEELEVSDVAIESFGYWKRAGKMVVVRSLLKIWKKQGHRVLLFTQSRQMLAILENLIQHQRYSYLRMDGSTPVCQRQQDVQKFNTDLSYFVFILTTRVGGLGINLIGANRVVIYDPDWNPATDAQAKERAWRIGQKKNVTIYRLITAGTIEEKIYHRQIFKQLLANKVLEDPRQRRLFRTSDLTELFALNEPAGNERSESEKLFSQSKLRNFSVEKVKAMRELAANLSRNVGNEVERRNGQMAGDRNITPLATSEKTNDSAESFVTTSQENGDTSFVADRCSSDISHQKNHNAIKNNFDANLKSGANRITPGVNNKSAAVNKTIDIKAQSTDTLGNLPITGQSDPLDKASTKQTQSIKFPMGNNKLESQISEVTHELVMYRSSSFVQNNDKGQEHKLKCRPKRKQNKSRYKKIHPISSLFEGEEVSCLVGRRVGYSKVEKCPPSDDNYVLHKLFAKSAVNTAFQHENILSGACHDDRNMMQRQAHKAAEESMERLRRSRKWCSRPTWNRT; encoded by the exons ATGTCAAGAGACGAGTTGAACACCGACAATCAATCTGATAATTTTAAAGATGATTCAGTACCTGCCAGA GTAATTCTTATGCGTTCGCAATCAAGCATCATTGCAGAAGTCACGCGGCAAATCAGTAAACTTACAAAATCGGATGAGCCCACAAGCCATGTAAGCAAAGTTGAATTCCAAACAGATGAGGCCAAGGTAGCAAGACGAGTCCAATTAGGAGAGATTACCCCCTTTCAAGCATCTGCGGAGACTGTGCGGGAGCTAAGTGCCGAAGG AACTTCCAGCAAGATGACTCAGCTCTTGGACTTGGAACGCTACATATTTCGACAAGCAGAACTCGCAAGATGCAAGGCCATGTTGAAGGCACAAAAGAGGTGTGCTCCTGCTAGCAAAGAAAAGACCAGGATCCCTgttaagaaacaaaaattagtcGCACGGGATTCTGAGCCACAAAGTCTTAAAAAGCAAGTGAAATGTATTGAGCGTAGAAAGAAGAATATGAAAGGTGCAAGCAATAATGACCAAAAAACTGCATTGTGTAACGATACTGTGAAAGCTTTATGGAGTGCttcaaataaaaaggaaaaagtctTGGTTAAGATTTCCGATACTCCTGAGATTGAAAATGTAACTGATGATTCCCAACGAGATTCAGATAGCGGTAGTGAATATTTACCAAGTGACGAGCAGCCAGATTCAG CTGACGAGGGCAAGTCTTTGATGAAGAAACGTGTTCGTGGTCCCAAAGTAAAAACGGGTTGCACAAAATCTT TTTTTGACGACGGCGATGAATGGATATATCGACAAAGGGTAAAGGAAAGCGGCTGCTTAAAAAAACAGGAATTGCATAGGGTTGATAATCTCTTCAAAGTACCAATGTCTATCTGGAAGAGATTGTACAA ATATCAGAAGGTTTCTGTTAAGTGGCTGTGGGAGTTACACGGCCGCAACTTGGGAGGTTTATTAGGAGATGAAATGGGTCTTGGAAAAACAGTACAGCTCATTGCCTTTCTCGCCGGACTAGATTGCAGCGAGTTGTTATCAGATGGAGGAAG GTTTCGAGGATTGGGTCCCAGCCTCATTGTCTGCCCAGCTACACTTCTTGAGCAGTGGGTGAAGCATTTCCACGAATGGTGGCCAACCTTGAGGGTAGCAACCTTGCATCATATGGGAACTCATAGAG GAAATCCTGAACACCTGGTGTATAGTTTGAAATGTGGAGGAATTCTGGTAACCTCTTATACCGGTATTCTCATTCACAAAGAATTATTGGTTAATACAGATTGGCATTATGTGATCCTTGACGAAGGTCACAGAATAAGGAATCCGGACACTAAG GTAACTAAGGcggtcaaagaattttcaactccACATCGTCTTATCTTGACGGGAAGTCCAATGCAAAACTCGTTGAAAGAATTATGGTCGCTATTCGATTTCATATTGCCGGGTAAACTGGGTACTCTGCCTGCTTTTATGGAACATTTTGCAGCTCCCATTACCAGGGGTGGTTACACAAATGCCTCGGCCCTTCAGGAAGCTACTGCGTTGAATGTGGCTAAATTGTTGAATGATTCTATCGCGCCGTACATGATCAGACGAACAAAAACAGATGTTTCCCATCACGTGCGACtgcctgaaaaaaatgaacag GTATTGTTCTGCAGTTTGACAGAGGAGCAGCGAAACTTATACAAAGGGTATTTGAAATCGGGTGAGGTAACGTTCATTTTGAATGAGCGAAACAATTCCAGCGAAAATGGAAGATACCGAGCACGCCTTCTCGTTGCGCTGACGgcacttcgaaaaatttgcaaccATCCCGATCTCTATGTTTGCGATACTCCAATG GATTCGGACGAATATCATTCTACCGAAGAGTTAGAAGTCAGCGACGTTGCGATAGAAAGTTTTGGTTATTGGAAGCGAGCTGGAAAAATGGTAGTTGTACGATCTTTGCTCAAAATATGGAAGAAGCAAGGGCACAGAGTACTGCTTTTTACTCAAAGTAGACAA ATGCTGGCTATCCTGGAAAACTTAATTCAGCACCAACGCTACTCTTATTTACGGATGGATGGCAGTACACCTGTGTGTCAGAGACAGCAGGATGTCCAAAAATTCAACACT GATCTCTCGTACTTCGTATTTATTCTGACAACACGAGTCGGAGGATTAGGAATAAATTTAATCGGAGCAAACCGTGTTGTTATTTACGATCCGGATTGGAATCCCGCAACTGACGCACAGGCTAAAGAACGGGCCTGGCGGATTGGCCAGAAAAAGAATGTCACAATTTACAGACTAATAACAGCTGGCACCATTGAAGAAAAG ATTTATCACCGGCAAATATTTAAGCAGCTTCTTGCTAACAAAGTCTTAGAAGACCCACGCCAGCGCAGACTTTTCCGAACCTCAGACCTCACAGAATTATTTGCCCTCAATGAACCAGCTGGAAACGAACGAAGtgaatcagaaaaattattcagtcaatcgaaattacgaaatttttcagtgGAGAAAGTGAAAGCAATGCGCGAGTTGGCGGCAAATCTAAGCCGAAACGTTGGTAATGAAGTTGAGAGACGAAATGGCCAAATGGCTGGAGACAGAAACATTACTCCTCTTGCTACCAGTGAGAAAACTAATGATAGTGCGGAAAGTTTCGTCACTACCAGTCAAGAAAATGGTGATACCAGTTTTGTAGCTGACAGATGCTCATCGGACATTTCCCaccaaaaaaatcataatgctaTAAAGAACAATTTTGATGCCAATCTCAAATCTGGAGCCAACAGAATCACACCTGGCGTAAACAATAAGTCAGCTGCTGTAAACAAAACAATAGACATCAAAGCACAGTCTACTGACACTCTTGGCAACCTACCGATTACCGGACAGTCTGATCCCTTGGACAAAGCGTCAACCAAACAAACACAAAGTATAAAATTTCCCAtgggaaataataaattagaaTCCCAGATAAGTGAAGTGACACATGAACTTGTCATGTACAGAAGTAGCAGCTTTGTGCAAAACAATGATAAAGGTCAAGAGCATAAATTGAAATGTAGACCAAAACgtaaacaaaataaatcacGGTATAAAAAAATCCATCCGATCTCATCACTGTTTGAAGGCGAAGAGGTTTCTTGCTTGGTAGGAAGACGCGTTGGATACTCAAAAGTTGAGAAATGTCCACCTTCAGATGATAACTACGTCTTGCATAAACTATTTGCAAAGTCAG CTGTTAATACAGCGTTTCAACACGAAAACATCTTATCGGGCGCATGCCATGACGATCGAAATATGATGCAACGCCAAGCTCACAAGGCTGCTGAGGAAAGTATGGAACGTTTGCGTCGGTCACGCAAATGGTGTTCAAGGCCCACATGGAACAGAACTTGA
- the LOC105685479 gene encoding G-protein coupled receptor 143-like isoform X1: MADPTIQTFCCHHNNNTDMAVVIMQEFNTDAYNTVCMLSSTMGILGAVYQVLPREESRFSHRWHTFSAARGREIIIWLAVADFFASLGVFVRSALWINFKSIMPTKDDTSSVVFCAVSSAWTQYFYMATWIWTLCYAIDMRLLLSERQGYPYYYHAVAWICPAIVTIFGLSILYIPDANCHNSSSLSSAVLRILPNYCATYIPLTIVMVTNPALYLASTRDLTAAVSWSLSQLTGRERKLVQTIRMKFALTNLVYYICWIPNLINGILLWTLWFKLPIKVIITLWYIMAVTNPLQAFFNALVYQRWGRAEKFRFSWRKKLMTKEYYSGDIGTLLPESTPLLNQHFTPHTSINGSSSL; this comes from the exons ATGGCAGATCCAACTATCCAGACTTTTTGTTGTCATCACAACAACAATACCGATATGGCGGTAGTAATTATGCAAGAATTCAACACCGATGCTTATAACACCGTCTGTATGTTATCGTCCACTATGGGAATCCTTGGTGCCGTTTATCAG GTCCTACCGCGGGAAGAATCGCGATTTTCGCATCGATGGCATACATTCTCCGCAGCTCGGGGCCGCGAGATTATCATCTGGCTCGCTGTTGCTGATTTCTTCGCTTCCTTAG GAGTCTTCGTTAGATCGGCATTATGgattaatttcaaatcgataatGCCAACCAAAGATGACACATCGAGTGTGGTGTTCTGCGCTGTATCGTCG GCTTGGACGCAGTATTTTTATATGGCAACATGGATCTGGACTCTTTGTTACGCGATAGATATGAGATTGTTGCTGAGCGAACGTCAGGGTTATCCGTATTATTACCATGCTGTTGCCTGGATATGTCCTGCCATTGTAACGATCTTTGGCCTATCCATTCTTTATATACCTGATGCCAA ctgCCATAACTCGTCTTCGTTGTCCAGCGCTGTACTACGAATATTGCCAAATTATTGTGCTACCTACATACCTTTGACCATTGTGATGGTAACAAATCCTGCGCTTTACCTAGCATCGACTCGTGATCTCACAGCTGCTGTGTCATGGAGTCTGTCACAGCTTACAGGTCGTGAGAGAAAACTGGTTCAAACTATCAGAATGAAGTTTGCCTTAACGAATTTAGTTTATTATATTTGCTGGATTCCAAATTTGATAAATGGCATTCTACTCTGGACCCTGTGGTTTAAATTACCGATAAAGGTTATCATCACTTTGTGGTATATAATG GCAGTAACGAATCCCCTGCAGGCCTTCTTCAATGCCCTGGTGTATCAAAGATGGGGTAGAGCTGAAAAGTTTAGATTTTCATGGCGCAAAAAACTGATGACAAAGGAATACTACTCAGGAGATATTGGCACACTGTTGCCCGAATCGACTCCACTGCTCAATCAGCATTTTACTCCGCACACGAGCATAAATGGATCTTCCTCTCTCTGA
- the LOC105685479 gene encoding G-protein coupled receptor 143-like isoform X2 has product MADPTIQTFCCHHNNNTDMAVVIMQEFNTDAYNTVCMLSSTMGILGAVYQVLPREESRFSHRWHTFSAARGREIIIWLAVADFFASLGVFVRSALWINFKSIMPTKDDTSSVVFCAVSSAWTQYFYMATWIWTLCYAIDMRLLLSERQGYPYYYHAVAWICPAIVTIFGLSILYIPDANCHNSSSLSSAVLRILPNYCATYIPLTIVMVTNPALYLASTRDLTAAVSWSLSQLTGRERKLVQTIRMKFALTNLVYYICWIPNLINGILLWTLWFKLPIKVIITLWYIMAFFNALVYQRWGRAEKFRFSWRKKLMTKEYYSGDIGTLLPESTPLLNQHFTPHTSINGSSSL; this is encoded by the exons ATGGCAGATCCAACTATCCAGACTTTTTGTTGTCATCACAACAACAATACCGATATGGCGGTAGTAATTATGCAAGAATTCAACACCGATGCTTATAACACCGTCTGTATGTTATCGTCCACTATGGGAATCCTTGGTGCCGTTTATCAG GTCCTACCGCGGGAAGAATCGCGATTTTCGCATCGATGGCATACATTCTCCGCAGCTCGGGGCCGCGAGATTATCATCTGGCTCGCTGTTGCTGATTTCTTCGCTTCCTTAG GAGTCTTCGTTAGATCGGCATTATGgattaatttcaaatcgataatGCCAACCAAAGATGACACATCGAGTGTGGTGTTCTGCGCTGTATCGTCG GCTTGGACGCAGTATTTTTATATGGCAACATGGATCTGGACTCTTTGTTACGCGATAGATATGAGATTGTTGCTGAGCGAACGTCAGGGTTATCCGTATTATTACCATGCTGTTGCCTGGATATGTCCTGCCATTGTAACGATCTTTGGCCTATCCATTCTTTATATACCTGATGCCAA ctgCCATAACTCGTCTTCGTTGTCCAGCGCTGTACTACGAATATTGCCAAATTATTGTGCTACCTACATACCTTTGACCATTGTGATGGTAACAAATCCTGCGCTTTACCTAGCATCGACTCGTGATCTCACAGCTGCTGTGTCATGGAGTCTGTCACAGCTTACAGGTCGTGAGAGAAAACTGGTTCAAACTATCAGAATGAAGTTTGCCTTAACGAATTTAGTTTATTATATTTGCTGGATTCCAAATTTGATAAATGGCATTCTACTCTGGACCCTGTGGTTTAAATTACCGATAAAGGTTATCATCACTTTGTGGTATATAATG GCCTTCTTCAATGCCCTGGTGTATCAAAGATGGGGTAGAGCTGAAAAGTTTAGATTTTCATGGCGCAAAAAACTGATGACAAAGGAATACTACTCAGGAGATATTGGCACACTGTTGCCCGAATCGACTCCACTGCTCAATCAGCATTTTACTCCGCACACGAGCATAAATGGATCTTCCTCTCTCTGA